From a region of the Arachis ipaensis cultivar K30076 chromosome B09, Araip1.1, whole genome shotgun sequence genome:
- the LOC107619066 gene encoding fructose-1,6-bisphosphatase, cytosolic isoform X1, giving the protein MDHSADAQRTDLMTITRFVLNEQSKHPDSRGDFSILLSHIVLGCKFVCSAVSKAGLAKLIGLAGDTNVQGEEQKKLDVLSNDVFVKALVSSGRTSILVSEEDEQATIVEPSKRGKYCVVFDPLDGSSNIDCGVSIGTIFGIYMLKDEHEPTLQDVLQPGKNMLAAGYCMYGSSCTLVISTGNGVNGFTLDPSLGEFILTHPDIKIPKKGKIYSVNEGNAKNWDAATTKYVEKCKFPKDGSSPKSLRYIGSMVADVHRTLLYGGIFLYPGDKKSPNGKLRVLYEVFPMSFLLEQAGGQAFTGKQRALDLVPNKLHERSPIFLGSFDDVEDIKALYAAQSQG; this is encoded by the exons ATGGATCACAGCGCGGATGCTCAACGCACGGACCTCATGACAATAACGCGATTCGTGTTGAACGAGCAGTCGAAGCACCCTGACTCTCGCGGTGACTTCTCCATTCTGCTGAGCCACATTGTTCTTGGCTGCAAGTTTGTGTGCTCTGCTGTCAGCAAGGCTGGTCTTGCAAAGCTTATTGGACTCGCCGGAGACACCAACGTTCAGGGCGAAGAGCAAAAGAAGCTCGATGTGCTTTCCAATGATGTATTCGTCAAGGCTTTGGTTAGCAGCGGCCGCACG AGCATCTTGGTGTCTGAAGAAGATGAGCAAGCAACTATCGTCGAGCCTTCCAAGCGTGGAAA ATACTGTGTTGTTTTTGACCCGCTGGATGGTTCCTCCAACATTGATTGTGGCGTTTCTATTGGCACG ATATTTGGGATCTATATGCTGAAAGATGAGCACGAACCAACCTTACAAGACGTTCTTCAACCTGGCAAGAACATGTTGGCAGCTGGTTATTGTATGTATGGTAGCTCTTGCACG CTTGTTATAAGCACTGGAAATGGTGTTAACGGTTTTACCCTTGATCCATCACTTGGAGAATTCATTCTAACTCACCCTGATATTAAG ATCCCAAAGAAAGGCAAGATCTACTCTGTGAATGAAGGGAATGCAAAAAATTGGGACGCTGCCACAACCAA ATATGTGGAGAAATGCAAGTTTCCAAAGGATGGTTCATcaccaaaatctttaagatacattggaAG CATGGTAGCCGATGTTCATCGCACCCTGTTGTATGGAGGTATCTTTTTGTACCCTGGTGATAAAAAGAGTCCAAATGGAAAACTACG TGTGCTATATGAAGTTTTCCCAATGTCATTCTTGCTAGAACAGGCAGGAGGCCAAGCTTTCACCGGCAAGCAACGG GCACTTGATTTGGTTCCAAACAAATTGCATGAGCGATCTCCAATATTCCTTGGTAGCTTCGATGATGTTGAGGATATCAAAGCTCTTTATGCTGCTCAGTCTCAGGGCTAA
- the LOC107619066 gene encoding fructose-1,6-bisphosphatase, cytosolic isoform X2 produces MDHSADAQRTDLMTITRFVLNEQSKHPDSRGDFSILLSHIVLGCKFVCSAVSKAGLAKLIGLAGDTNVQGEEQKKLDVLSNDVFVKALVSSGRTSILVSEEDEQATIVEPSKRGKYCVVFDPLDGSSNIDCGVSIGTIFGIYMLKDEHEPTLQDVLQPGKNMLAAGYCMYGSSCTLVISTGNGVNGFTLDPSLGEFILTHPDIKIPKKGKIYSVNEGNAKNWDAATTKYVEKCKFPKDGSSPKSLRYIGSVLYEVFPMSFLLEQAGGQAFTGKQRALDLVPNKLHERSPIFLGSFDDVEDIKALYAAQSQG; encoded by the exons ATGGATCACAGCGCGGATGCTCAACGCACGGACCTCATGACAATAACGCGATTCGTGTTGAACGAGCAGTCGAAGCACCCTGACTCTCGCGGTGACTTCTCCATTCTGCTGAGCCACATTGTTCTTGGCTGCAAGTTTGTGTGCTCTGCTGTCAGCAAGGCTGGTCTTGCAAAGCTTATTGGACTCGCCGGAGACACCAACGTTCAGGGCGAAGAGCAAAAGAAGCTCGATGTGCTTTCCAATGATGTATTCGTCAAGGCTTTGGTTAGCAGCGGCCGCACG AGCATCTTGGTGTCTGAAGAAGATGAGCAAGCAACTATCGTCGAGCCTTCCAAGCGTGGAAA ATACTGTGTTGTTTTTGACCCGCTGGATGGTTCCTCCAACATTGATTGTGGCGTTTCTATTGGCACG ATATTTGGGATCTATATGCTGAAAGATGAGCACGAACCAACCTTACAAGACGTTCTTCAACCTGGCAAGAACATGTTGGCAGCTGGTTATTGTATGTATGGTAGCTCTTGCACG CTTGTTATAAGCACTGGAAATGGTGTTAACGGTTTTACCCTTGATCCATCACTTGGAGAATTCATTCTAACTCACCCTGATATTAAG ATCCCAAAGAAAGGCAAGATCTACTCTGTGAATGAAGGGAATGCAAAAAATTGGGACGCTGCCACAACCAA ATATGTGGAGAAATGCAAGTTTCCAAAGGATGGTTCATcaccaaaatctttaagatacattggaAG TGTGCTATATGAAGTTTTCCCAATGTCATTCTTGCTAGAACAGGCAGGAGGCCAAGCTTTCACCGGCAAGCAACGG GCACTTGATTTGGTTCCAAACAAATTGCATGAGCGATCTCCAATATTCCTTGGTAGCTTCGATGATGTTGAGGATATCAAAGCTCTTTATGCTGCTCAGTCTCAGGGCTAA
- the LOC107617454 gene encoding eukaryotic translation initiation factor 5B (The sequence of the model RefSeq protein was modified relative to this genomic sequence to represent the inferred CDS: added 99 bases not found in genome assembly), giving the protein MGRKKPTARDDDNVPAASQGGGKSKKKVVVDDNEYDIGDLSEEPQPVAPPAAKKKGKKDNAKAKAKGKDDEEDDDDVAISAAGDDDEDEDAGIVFAGKKKKGKSKKGGGGSVFAAASGFGLLGDDDGDGGDDEDDDKSGITGEGGDAKEEEEDEEAVVSFTGKKKPSKGSKKGGGSVFSASAFDAIDDGDNDGGEEDELVVSFSGKKKPSKGSKKGSSFSASAFDDGEEVVDSGGGEDEPVIAFTGKKKSSKGGRKGGVAAFSAASFGDIDDGEEAKNEKEEDEDGKDMPITFSGKKKKSSKSTKKASFSSAFADEEDDSVAEPTRDGEDEDDVLVAFSGKKKSSKKKTSAKPCDETVEPEQPSVGVSSADVDNNVNKSGVTETSKNKKKKKNKSGRTAQEEEDLDAILAELGEGPPTAKPSAPQSQDDKVQQDDKAQPASESGPATDAAGEKEGEEETVESAAAKKKKKKKEKEKEKKAAAAAAAAAGTAAENEAKEVKAEPAEAKKNDSKAKAVDNKKIPKHVREMQEALARRKEAEERQKKELEERLRKEEEERRRQEELERQAEEARRRKKEKEKEKLQRKKQEGKLLTGKQKEEARRLELMRKQFLNSTGGVTVPGGDSGAPAKRPIYQTKKSKPTHHQQNGAAAPATAAVETAESLEAKEETVTDAGSDEPEKVEETVVEQVEEKVEPLEAAEDNGVDDDEEEDEWDAKSWDDVNLNAKGAFADEDSELVPVAKKETKTAVTMNNAAATKKTISKPVTEEIIDRKLVADKNNSEPPKSVLPREPITQSKEMQKSSVSPKPSGENLRSPICCIMGHVDTGKTKLLDCIRGTNVQEGEAGGITQQIGATYFPADNIRERTKELKADAKLKVPGLLVIDTPGHESFTNLRSRGSGLCDIAILVVDIMHGLEQQTIESLNLLKMRNTEFIVALNKVDRLYGWKTCRNAPIIKAMKQQTKDVQNEFNHRLVQIITQLKEQGLNTELYYKNKEMGETFNIVPTSAISGEGIPDLLLLLVQWTQKTMAEKLTYSDEVQCTVLEVKVVEGHGTTIDVVLVNGVLHEGDQIVVCGMQGPIVTTIRALLTPHPMKELRVKGTFLHHKEIKAAMGIKITAQGLEHAIAGTGLYVVKPDDDLDDIKESAMEDMRSVMSRIDRSGEGVCVQASTLGSLEALLEFLKTPEVNIPVSGISIGPVHKKDVMKASVMLEKKREYAAILAFDVKVTPEARDLAEELGVKIFIADIIYHLFDQFKAYIDNIKEEKKKESADEAVFPCVLKILPNCVFNKKDPIVLGVDVLEGIARIGTPICIPSRDFIDIGRIASIENNHKPVDYAKKGLKVAIKIVGSNPEEQQKMFGRHFEIDDELVSHISRRSIDILKANYRDDLSTEEWRLVVKLKNVFKIQ; this is encoded by the exons ATGGGTAGGAAGAAGCCTACGGCACGCGACGACGATAACGTGCCTGCTGCATCACAGGGAGGCGGCAAATCGAAGAAGAAGGTCGTTGTCGACGATAATGAGTATGACATCGGTGACCTCTCCGAGGAGCCGCAGCCTGTGGCACCACCAGCTGCCAAGAAGAAGGGCAAAAAGGATAATGCCAAAGCTAAGGCAAAGGGTAAGGACGACGAAGAAGATGACGATGATGTGGCAATTAGTGCGGCTGGGGAcgatgatgaggatgaggatgctGGGATTGTGTTTgctgggaagaagaagaagggtaaATCTAAGAAAGGTGGTGGAGGCAGTGTGTTCGCTGCTGCATCTGGTTTTGGCTTGCTTGGTGATGATGACGGTGATGGtggtgatgatgaagatgatgacaaATCAGGGATAACTGGTGAGGGTGGTGACGccaaggaggaggaggaggacgaggAGGCTGTGGTTAGTTTTACAGGGAAGAAGAAGCCTTCTAAGGGCTCGAAAAAAGGTGGTGGCAGTGTGTTCAGTGCCTCAGCTTTTGATGCTATTGATGATGGTGATAATGATGGTGGGGAGGAGGATGAGCTGGTGGTTAGTTTTTCGGGTAAGAAGAAGCCATCAAAGGGATCGAAGAAAGGCAGTTCATTCTCTGCCTCGGCCTTTGATGATGGTGAGGAGGTGGTGGATAGTGGTGGAGGTGAGGATGAACCAGTTATTGCTTTTACTGGGAAGAAGAAGTCTTCTAAAGGTGGCAGGAAGGGTGGTGTTGCTGCATTTTCAGCAGCTAGTTTTGGTGATATTGATGATGGGGAGGAGGCTAAGAATGAAAAGGAGGAAGATGAGGATGGTAAGGACATGCCAATTACCTTCTCTGGTAAGAAAAAGAAGTCATCAAAGTCTACGAAGAAGGCTTCATTTAGTTCAGCTTTTGCCGATGAAGAAGATGATTCTGTAGCTGAGCCTACTAGAGATGGTGAGGATGAAGATGATGTTTTGGTTGCGTTTTCGGGTAAGAAGAAGTCTTCTAAAAAGAAAACTAGTGCCAAACCATGTGATGAAACTGTTGAGCCTGAGCAACCTAGTGTTGGAGTTAGTAGTGCAGATGTTGACAACAATGTAAATAAGAGTGGAGTCACTGAAACCtccaaaaataagaagaagaagaaaaacaagagtGGAAGAACTGCTCAAGAGGAGGAAGATTTAGATGCGATTCTCGCGGAGCTTGGTGAGGGCCCTCCA GGTGAAAAGGAGGGGGAAGAGGAGACAGTAGAATCAGCTGctgcaaagaagaagaaaaagaagaaggaaaaggaaaaggagaagaaggcagcagcagcagcagctgcaGCTGCTGGAACTGCAGCAGAAAATGAAGCTAAAGAAGTTAAGGCCGAGCCTGCTGAAGCTAAGAAGAATGATTCAAAGGCCAAAGCAGTCGACAACAAGAAAATACCCAAGCATGTTAGGGAGATGCAAGAGGCATTAGCTCGAAGGAAGGAGGCTGAAGAAAGGCAGAAGAAAGAATTGGAGGAGAGGTtaaggaaggaagaagaggagCGACGTAGGCAGGAAGAACTTGAGAGACAGGCTGAAGAAGCTAGACGcaggaagaaggagaaagaaaaggagaagctCCAGAGAAAGAAGCAAGAAGGTAAACTGCTAACTGGTAAGCAGAAAGAGGAGGCTCGCCGCTTGGAGTTAATGAGGAAGCAGTTTCTTAATAGCACAGGAGGTGTGACTGTCCCTGGTGGGGACTCTGGTGCACCAGCCAAAAGGCCTATATATCAGACAAAGAAGTCGAAACCAACCCATCATCAGCAGAATGGTGCTGCTGCCCCTGCCACCGCTGCCGTTGAGACGGCTGAAAGTCTTGAAGCAAAGGAAGAGACAGTCACTGATGCAGGTTCAGACGAACCAGAAAAGGTTGAAGAAACCGTGGTAGAGCAGGTGGAGGAGAAAGTTGAACCTCTGGAAGCTGCTGAAGACAATGGAgtagatgatgatgaagaagaggaTGAATGGGATGCAAAAAGCTGGGATGATGTTAATCTGAATGCCAAGGGTGCATTTGCTGATGAAGATTCTGAGCTTGTACCAGTTGCCAAAAAGGAGACAAAGACTGCTGTAACTATGAACAATGCTG CTGCAACAAAGAAAACAATTTCTAAGCCTGTGACCGAAGAAATTATAGATAGAAAGCTTGTTGCTGACAAGAATAACTCAGAACCACCAAAATCTGTTTTGCCAAGGGAACCTATTACTCAGTCAAAAGAAATGCAAAAGTCCTCTGTGTCTCCTAAGCCGAGTGGAGAGAACCTCCGTTCTCCAATTTGCTGTATCATGGGGCATGTGGATACTGGTAAAACTAAGCTGCTGGATTGCATTCGAGGTACTAATGTTCAAGAGGGTGAGGCCGGTGGTATCACACAGCAGATTGGTGCAACATACTTCCCTGCGGACAACATACGTGAAAGAACTAAGGAATTGAAAGCTGATGCAAAACTAAAAGTTCCTGGTCTACTGGTTATTGATACGCCAGGGCACGAATCATTTACTAACTTAAGGTCTCGGGGTTCAGGGCTATGTGATATTGCAATTTTGGTTGTAGACATTATGCATGGCTTAGAGCAACAGACAATTGAATCACTCAATCTATTAAAAATGAGGAATACAGAATTCATTGTGGCCTTGAATAAG GTTGACAGGCTTTATGGGTGGAAAACATGTCGCAATGCTCCAATTATCAAAGCGATGAAACAACAAACCAAGGATGTTCAAAATGAGTTCAATCACAGGCTCGTCCAG ATTATTACTCAATTGAAGGAACAGGGACTAAATACCGAGTTGTATTATAAAAACAAGGAAATGGGAGAAACATTCAACATTGTACCTACAAGTGCAATAAG TGGTGAAGGAATCCCTGATTTGTTGTTACTGTTGGTTCAATGGACCCAAAAAACAATGGCTGAAAAACTTACTTATAGTGATGAAGTGCAG TGCACTGTCTTGGAGGTCAAGGTTGTTGAAGGCCATGGAACTACTATTGATGTTGTTTTAGTTAATGGTGTTCTTCATGAAGGAGACCAAATAGTTGTCTGTGGAATGCAG GGGCCAATTGTAACAACAATTCGAGCTTTACTCACACCGCATCCAATGAAGGAACTCCGTGTTAAG GGTACATTTCTTCATCACAAAGAAATCAAAGCTGCAATGGGTATAAAGATCACTGCCCAG GGGCTTGAACATGCTATTGCTGGAACTGGTTTATATGTTGTGAAGCCTGATGATGATTTGGACGATATTAAAGAATCTGCAATGGAAGACATGCGATCAGTCATGAGCAGGATTGACAGGAGTGGTGAGGGAGTTTGTGTACAGGCATCTACCCTTGGTTCTTTGGAAGCATTGCTGGAGTTTTTAAAAACACCAGAAGTGAATATTCCCGTTAGTGGTATAAGCATTGGCCCTGTGCATAAAAAGGATGTTATGAAGGCAAGCGTAATGCTTGAAAAGAAACGAGAATATGCCGCTATATTGGCATTTGATGTCAAAGTCACTCCCGAGGCTAGGGACCTTGCAGAAGAACTGGGTGTGAAAATTTTTATCGCTGATATCATTTATCATTTGTTTGATCAATTTAAGGCCTATATCGATAACATtaaggaagagaaaaagaaggaatCTGCCGATGAGGCAGTCTTCCCATGTGTTCTGAAAATTTTACCAAACTGTGTTTTCAACAAGAAGGATCCAATTGTTTTGGGAGTTGATGTTCTTGAAGGCATTGCAAGG ATTGGGACTCCAATTTGTATTCCTTCTAGAGACTTCATTGATATTGGCCGCATTGCCTCCATTGAAAATAACCACAAGCCAGTTGATTATGCAAAGAAGGGGCTCAAAGTAGCTATTAAG ATTGTTGGTAGCAATCCTGAGGAGCAACAGAAAATGTTTGGGAGGCATTTTGAGATAGATGACGAACTTGTAAGCCATATTTCGCGGAGGTCTATCGACATACTCAAAGCTAATTATCGG GATGATCTAAGCACTGAAGAATGGAGGCTTGTTGTGAAATTAAAGAATGTTTTCAAGATTCAATGA
- the LOC107616770 gene encoding vacuolar iron transporter homolog 1-like — MASSHSNNNHNSSPVNNKTKFVVSDLEQQQLSRDPENEEEANKKEEFDYSKRSQWLRAAVLGANDGLVSTAALMMGVGAVREDMKAMVLSGFAGLVAGACSMAIGEFVSVYSQLDIEIAQMKRRQQQEDEKEKKGLPNPLQAAAASAFAFSVGAMVPLLAASFVRDYKLRLGLILGSVSFALILFGCLAATLGKAPPFRSCVRVFLGGWLAMAITFGLTKLIGSSVF; from the coding sequence atgGCATCTAGTCAtagtaataataatcataatagtTCACCCGTTAATAACAAAACTAAATTTGTAGTGAGTGACCTTGAGCAACAACAATTATCAAGAGACccagaaaatgaagaagaagcaaaTAAGAAGGAGGAATTTGATTACTCAAAAAGATCCCAGTGGTTGCGTGCAGCAGTGCTGGGAGCGAACGACGGGTTGGTGTCGACGGCGGCTCTGATGATGGGAGTGGGAGCAGTGAGGGAAGACATGAAGGCCATGGTGTTGTCGGGTTTCGCAGGCCTTGTGGCAGGGGCATGTAGCATGGCCATTGGTGAGTTTGTTTCTGTGTATTCACAGTTAGACATAGAGATTGCTCAAATGAAGAGACGACAACAACAAGAagatgagaaagagaaaaagggtTTACCGAACCCTTTGCAAGCAGCGGCAGCATCAGCTTTTGCGTTCTCGGTTGGTGCAATGGTTCCTCTTCTTGCGGCATCTTTTGTAAGGGACTATAAGCTCAGGTTGGGACTTATTTTGGGGTCAGTTAGTTTTGCTTTGATTTTGTTTGGTTGCTTGGCTGCCACTCTTGGTAAGGCTCCTCcatttagatcttgtgttagggTCTTCCTTGGTGGTTGGTTAGCCATGGCTATAACTTTTGGCCTAACCAAGTTGATTGGTTCAAGTGTCTTTTAG